A stretch of DNA from Paenibacillus albus:
CTTTACCTCGGAACGGAGCCGGACTCCATTCAGTATTGGAAGCCAAGAGGGTTCAATACAGGGGTTGGCGATTGCATGCCATATTTTGACGGGGAAACGTTCCATGTCTATTATTTGTTCGATCGTCGGGGCCACGCCAGCAAATGGAGCTTAGGTGCTCATCAATGGGCCCATATTTCGACCACGGATCTGAAGAACTGGACGCATCATCCTATGGCTGTCGCCGTGACGCAGGAATGGGAAGGCTCGATCTGTACAGGGTCGGTCATTAAAGAGAACGACGTATACTATGCGTTCTACGCTGTCCGTGCAGTGGACGGTTCGCCAGCTCAGTTGACCTATGCGGTCAGTAACGACGGTATTACGTTCACCAAGTCTGAGACATACATAACCATCTCAAGCCGATACTTGCTATCCTCCGTCAGGGATCCGCATGTATTCAAGGATGCGGAAGGCATCTATCATATGCTGATTACGACCAGCCTAGTAGACGGCAGCAAGTATGAAGGATGCCTTGCCCATCTGGTCTCCAACGACCTATTGAATTGGAACGAGGAAGAGCCGTTCATCGTTCCGGGCTACCACGGTGAGCCGGAATGCTCGGATTACTTTGAATGGAACGGCTTGTATTACCTGATCTTCAGCAATGACGGACTTGCTCGGTATCGTTATTCCAAAGAGCCGTTTGGTCCTTGGCTGCGTCCGGCGATGGATACCATTGACAGCGTTCAGCTGCGTGTGCCGAAGACGGCTGCTTTCCCGGGAGGAAGAAGAATGGTTACGGGCTTCCTGTCCGGACCGGGACGATACGGCGGCGAGCTGGTCATCCGCGAGCTTGTTCAGGAGGAAGATGGGGCCCTCGGACTCAAGATTCCAAGCGAGTTTGCCGACTTATCAGGTTCTGTTGTGATACAGCAAGAAGAACGCTTAACCCTTTCGAATATGAATGGATTCTGTGAGCAGCTTGTTGGACAACTGGAAGGCGAATACGAGCTGACCTTCGAGGCCGTGCCCGAGCATCCAACGATGTTCTATGGATTTTCGGTAGCTGCAGACTCCGATTTCAAGCAAGGCAATGATATT
This window harbors:
- a CDS encoding glycoside hydrolase family protein; its protein translation is MKNATGGGSFIELKTKQAEQSLDLGVLKALTVGARVTGGENREDFLHIQGVNAGTAIRIHSEEHAESKGLVLLVDFYTDAKEKPLTLSAPWHAIGAGEHDLLLRYSGHIVELFVDGVLVDEDWPMGSVQLEESRAQAYEGTLEAKVWSYALTDEERDNLTQDKAGLESRETLYLGTEPDSIQYWKPRGFNTGVGDCMPYFDGETFHVYYLFDRRGHASKWSLGAHQWAHISTTDLKNWTHHPMAVAVTQEWEGSICTGSVIKENDVYYAFYAVRAVDGSPAQLTYAVSNDGITFTKSETYITISSRYLLSSVRDPHVFKDAEGIYHMLITTSLVDGSKYEGCLAHLVSNDLLNWNEEEPFIVPGYHGEPECSDYFEWNGLYYLIFSNDGLARYRYSKEPFGPWLRPAMDTIDSVQLRVPKTAAFPGGRRMVTGFLSGPGRYGGELVIRELVQEEDGALGLKIPSEFADLSGSVVIQQEERLTLSNMNGFCEQLVGQLEGEYELTFEAVPEHPTMFYGFSVAADSDFKQGNDIRFEPSNRKLGVHNTVCVGFQEDEVSSIYHVQGLEGRVQVEATVKEAFIDICVNGKRTFISRINREHAYLRFFAQFGTVSFYNITIRSVPNSSLLI